The Cotesia glomerata isolate CgM1 linkage group LG7, MPM_Cglom_v2.3, whole genome shotgun sequence genome segment GGTAAAGGAAATCTATCTGCAacggtatttttatttaactctcGGTAATCTACACAAAGTCTATCTGAACCATCTTTCTTCTTAACGAGTAATATAGGGCTAGAAAACGGTGAATTACTAggttcttataatttttgctttaaGTAATTCTTCGATTCTTTCACGGACAATTTCCCGCTCTTCAACGCTAAGTCGATACGGTCTTCTCTGAACGGTAATATTAGGGTCTATGAGACGTATTTCTAATTGACCTGTAGTAACTTCGGTTCGGGGAAAACCCGTGATAAaagaatctttaaaattttctaaaacggAAATTAATCTAGTTTTATCATTACCCGTGACGTCAGTGTCTACTTTGTTGAAGTTAATCTCACTAGGAACTGTTTCGCATGTATTGACTACTTTAGCCTTGCAAATGGTAAAATGATTTTGCGTAATATTTACTTCGAAACCCTGACCTAGAATTTCACGACCAATCATTATattatgttttaaataattatcggGAATTACATGAAAGACTATCTCCAATGTAAAGTTATTTATACGAACAGtagataaaatttgtaatgtaCATTTTACACAATTATCTCCGATACTTCTCATTAAAACTATATCATTGATATGTTTTCCAGAAAATTTATTGGCAACCGATTCTTTAATTAGTGAGCACTCAGCTCCTGAATCAAAGCAAAATGGAAACGACTCACCCATATGGGTCATTGTACCCACTGGAACATCCACGGTGCAAAAGTCCACTCGGCGTTCGGTGCTCGAGTGCTGATTTCCACTGTTGTTGCCGCTGTTGCTGTTGTTCTTCCTTGACGGACAGTTTGGTGCAATATGACCCTCTTTATGGCACTTAAAGCAGGTTACTTTTATCGCGGTGGATGGTCGACTTCCTTCTGGACTATGAGAATTTTTCCTCTTGTCCAGAAATGACTTCTTGCGACATTCAGATATTTTGTGACCAGAAATACCGCAGAAAAGACATTTAATCCGTGTCTCCGTTGGCTTGAAGCGTTTCGGGTCTGAACTTGACGAGTTCTCGGACGATTGCAACGGTCGCTTCTTTGCGTACGAGTAAGCCCTCATTTCATTAAGAAATTGGTCTTCCGTTTTACCTCACTCGTAAGCGCTGTGCGTTCGACCCGGTGATCTTGCGATGTTAATCGATAGAGAACAGCGCCGTTGATAATCTCCGCCATACTCAAATTTTCCCACCTCGCCTTGAGAAGAGAGCGTAAACGAATCCCAAAAGCTCCAGTTGTCTCGTCTTTTAACGGTTGTTCGTTAAAAATCTTCATAAGGGCAGAAGCTGCGGTTTCTCTTCCACCAAAACGGGAAATAAAAAGTTCCTTGAATCGAGACCAAGTAATAGTTCCTCCAACCATAATTTGAGTCAACCACTGTGCAGCGGAACCCTCTAAGGCGCTACTAAGCGCGGAAAATAGTGCACTGCCTTGCAATGGATTTTCTTCCATCATAATGCTAACAGCTGAACTCCATGCAGCCGGATCAGAGCCAGAGGTTTCTGGGTTAAAACGTGGTAGTGTAAACTTCCTGGAATTTGTGTCAGGTTTTGGGCAATTGATTGAATCAGCTCACGTAAAATAGCCATATGCTCTTGCATTGATATACTCGGCGTCGATCCCACTTCTGATGTCGGATTAGCGTTGGGTTGAGAAGGGCgcatactattattattatcttgagacattttattatttaatcacaATATCTAGATGACACAAATATCGTACAACTTTATTAATACACAATTATAGTTTCTTGTAACAATGTTTTACTTAAGCGtagcacacacacacacatacacacacaatGTTATCTAGTCACTACactaaaagtataatttaatattattatttaattattaacaattataatttatttaatacactgAACTAGCaatatgaacaatattaacaaataagaTATCGTTAATGTTAAAcgttagaaataataaaatgacgaCAGACTTGGATAAGAGAACGAATCCACGGTCAGAAGGACAGCAATCAGTTATCGCTCACTGTTCAGAGAGAACTGACTCTTCTcaaaacttatttttcaatccgTAGCTCCTTCAGGtaattattctgaaaaaatgtACAAGCTACGTTTTGCAATTGTACATTCCGAAGATGTACACTTGGGTATTGCTGTCCCTTGACCGTGGCTACGTTAGACCCGCAGATGTGATCTTTCGAACCCGAGCCTACCGTCATAATAGACTTAAGGAaagtttaactaaaatttcctTAGCGGATTAAgtcgtaaaaattaaaattctaagttttattttctagcTATAAACTAAAAGTGCTTAGGATTTTCCCATCCCTTGGGAAGAACCCAGCTATTCTCatctccgacatatatatatatatatatatatatatatacagggtgtcccaaaagtcacggacgccattgtagcatctgatgaaaaaaataattctgagacgaaaagtccttagccatttttcaattaaccgtatagataattaattattaattaaaaataacgtctctttatttgttagagagagagcgccagtgtccagtaaagtatgtgccaaacaaagacataactaactgtatgactaactagtttctatagctaacgtagtcacacatatttacttacacattcacacgtgcaagcgtcttcgttggaacaCACTTGACTTGatactagtgctctctctctaacgcataaaaggacgttattttaattaataattaattatatatgcgtctgattaaaaaatggctaaggacttttcgtctcagaattattttgtttatcagatgctacaatggcgtccgttacttctgggacactctgtatatatatatatatattaatatggTCTTTTCAccggcactggcgtcgacaggGCCAGAGAGCACCACCTAAATTGGGTTACCTGGGTTTCGAAGGTagttgggcgccaggaactTACCGTTCCACGATTCGAAGTCGTTGTCATTTGTCGTCGGGCGGCGGGTCGATGACGAAGAGATTTAAAATTCGAATGAACGGCGAAACGTAAAATGCTTAAATCTAAATAAGCTCGggaaaagaaaacaaaaaaaacagtaatcgCCGAATGTCCagtcaacaatttattttaacagtcgccaagaattattaataattttccaaaaattactataataaCAGTTAAATCTTCGCCGAATGAACGAACAACTAACTAAAAGAATcaacaataatattgatacGTCGGTGGCTcacagataataatttaaatgacttataattaatactacGATAACGTAAGCAATTAATCGATATTCAAATTACTTACAAGGAAACTCTCTCCGGTGTCCCcctccgattttgatgaaactgaGATATGTTATTCTCCGCCGAAATCTAAGagacacgtatttttttttatctgcggaaaaacatttctagggGGTGAAACTACCCCTCAAAAGTTAGCCTCCAAAGGggtgtttttcaagtttcgcatacttgcagtttaaataatcgaatgggaccaattgcataattttcagggtggaaaatcatgaaaaatgcttttggttttataataaaacaatggatagaacaaaagttatgagggttgaaaatcacaaaacttttataaaaaaaaaactattcgatggatttcaacgaaaccaacggcaatcggaagaggaaaaaaaagtagagaatacgtctttcggggtttttccgaaaaattaagtttagggGGTGAAGATCCCTTAAGCATATCTACAGTGACCaccaagaaaatatcgttttttatattaattttgatatgaattcatcaataataattttttcgtacatttctagcatttagaaaataataataatattatatcttaatattttacttacttgtttacttcgcatcccaaactttattttgtgtATCGGGACATCAAATATTACAAATGTCATTTAATGTGAATCtgctttggaaaaaaaaaaaaaaaaaaaaaaaaaatgcttataatgatttattataatcataataatcattCATCGTTATCTCATACAAAAAAagagataattatatttttagtatatatgAGTCAGTAATGTGAAAAACAacatagtataaataaatgtatcattTCGAGATTAGTTTAGTTACTGCGATGTACTTCatcttttataattcaatattataatcgtgttttttttttttttttttaataagtgaataatttaaaattgtacgaaaatctttattttagtaCATAGAGCAAAATGAAAGTCAATCCTATAAATGTTATAAGACTACTCTTAACAACATTTCAAGTCATGAACATTCCAGAATCGCCAGTAAATGACGAAGAAATACAAATCAaagaaagttttgaaaatattttactcaatGCTATGAACGAATACTCCGGAGTCGAAATGGTCGAAGAAAGTTCTTTGCATTTCCAAGAACCGTATAAAGATTGGACGATGGAAGTCGTGGAAGATAAAGAGTGGGCAAATGCACTAGTTGATCAAGAAACACCTATCGACGAATGCACTAAGGATGTTGAAGATTTatcttatgaatataaattgaaagCCGTCGAGTACTGGCGTAGtggcaaaaaaagaaatttaagtttagacagtgttagacaaaaatttagaaaggtACAATCTGTGCGACAGTTACGAAGATGGGCTCATACTTTAAATCAGGGAGGGACTTATAAGGAAAAATTAGCAAGAATTTATGAATATacattacaaaatttcaaagcaGCTATAGATGCAGGTTTAATCGTACATGATTGTGACATAAAAAGATGGGCCTTACAAGCTCAAAAAGAAATTGGTGCGGAAGATTTCCGTTTTAAAGCATCAACAAAGTGGATCGCGTCATTTAAAAGAGCACATCGCATcgtatcaagaaaaataaataagtttatcaCGTCCAAAACCATTGAAGATAGTAAATCATTAAAACAGCAAGCTGAGGAATTCGTCAAtaatgtaaaacaaaaaattaaaatttataaattagcaAACGTATATAATTCAGATCAAAGTGGTTTTCAGTTGGAAATGCATTCCGGTCGAACTTTAGCTGTTGAAGAAGAGAAGCAAGTAGAATGTCTTGTACAATCTGTTACTTCTACTACTCATAGTTACACAGTTCAACCAACTGTATCCGCTGATGGAAAGCTTTTATCcccactttttttggttctaaAAGAACCAAGTGGTAAATTTGGACCAATAGTTGAAACAACACTTTTTAGACCTCATAATGTATACATAGAAGCATCAAAATCAGGAAAACTTACATTAGGTAcgaattattctttatttttttttctggtttgCGCATAAGTTATTGTTGATACAAATAGTTCATATGTTTTAATTTTCCGATCGTTTCAAAATTTGGTTGGAGAGGGTGTTTTTCCAAATGTGGGCCCAAAATCTTTATTACTAATTGACTCATGGACTGGGCATTGTCCTCAAGTTGTACAAAGCGTTAAACCAACAAATAAAGATACTGAAGTAATGATCTTACCAAAAGGTACAACTGGGAAAATTCAACCGCTTGATGTTTTGGCATTCCgagtatggaaaaattttgttcgataTTTTTCGGATCGTACAGTTTTGATGAATTTGGACATAAACTTGCATTTACgaaataacattataaaattacaatcacttACACATATCCAATTGTCATCTCCTcggtacataaatttattcaagtactCGTGGTACAAAAGTGGCTACACAGAAGTAAAACCAGATGAGTTCGAAAATCCTGTGGATTTTGCATTTCACGGATCATGCAATTCTCATTGTGAGGTTCCTGGTTGTCAAAATATAGCAATTATCCGCTGTTCATGGTGCAAAAAGTCGTTgtgttttcaacatttttttcatgaacatCACGATTGCAAAACATATATTGAATAGATCTGCATATGACAAAATGATgaatttaagtattaaatttcataaacatcagaaatattaaatatttttgtaaaaaatcatttgtaaattatttttaaatttaatttgattatagtAAAGCATATATTGtaagcattttttcttttttctttttttccaaAACAGATTCACATTACatgacatttataatatttgatgtcccgatacacaaaataaagtttgggatgagaagtaaacaagtaagtaaaatattaagatataatattattattattttctaaatgctagaaatgtacgaacaaattattattgatgaattcatatcggaattaatataaaaaacgatattttcttggtGGTCAATGTAGATATGCTTAAGGGATGTTCACCccctaaacttaatttttcggaaaaaccccgaaagacgtattctctacttttttttcctcttccgattgccgttggtttcattgaaatccatcaatagtatattacacacctgtggcaagaaaatgagaaatgtctcagaacacatatatgttgcccgaggcgaagccgaggtcgacatatatgtgatctgagatatttattattttcctgccataggtttgtatactatttttctgtccgacagaggcggaaagcggcaatttcgtttagcgcagcgggccgaaagttgccactttccgcctggagggcagaaaatagttttttttttataaaagttttgtgattttcaaccctcataacttttgttctatccattgttttattataaaaccaaaagcatttttcatgattttccaccctgaaaattatgcaattggtcccattcgattatttaaactgcaagtatgcgaaacttgaaaaacaccCCTTTGGAGGCTAAACTTTGAGGGGTAGTTTCACCccctagaaatgtttttccgcagataaaaaaaaaatacgtgtctcttagatttcgacggagaataacatatctcagtttcatcaaaatcggaggGGGACACCGGAGAGAGTTTCCTTGTTAGTTGCTCAAACGCCGTCGTCATTCGTCGGTTTCAAATTTTGCTTCGCTCTCGCCGTGGTCCTCCTCCAGATGTCACGCTGGTCGTTGATGGCTTTCTTAAATTCGCGGGTTCGTCTGATCGCTTGAACTTAATTTCGCTCTTACTCTCACATACTCTCTACAATAGTCACACACATTCCTGCATACTTTTCAAATTCAGCGCGGTTTCGGGTATGAGCCTTACCTCGAGCTTCACACTCTGATCAGGAGGCCGCTTGGGGCGACACAGTCGCGTCGAATCTTCGCATTCCTTCAGCTgagccaaaataattaataatgataaagaaaattaaaataaaacaaatagcCAAACTAGTCTTTTGACATGGGGAATTTTTCCCatgtcacaatatatatatatatatatatatatatatatatatatatatatatatatatatatatatatatatatatatatatatatggggcattccacgccaaatcgaccacttttgaacccgaCCCCTTTAGATTTTGCTGAAACTTTTCCATCCTTTTCTACCCTTTGgaaaacatttttgagaattttttcaaatttttttgtccaacctcaaaaaagttatgaatttttcaaaaaaaatggcttttttattttcaaatagccataacttttttagaaattaacttttgggtacctttttttttaaaaaatttttgtttttgaatgaacttttcgaaaaaatatacgaaaaaaatttaacatgatcaattatataaaataatcggtttttttaagtacaatcgtcattttttcgaagtccgccattttctttttttttttttttctcaaaaaaaacttcaatttatttgacaaCTATCCCCGCTAATCCCGAGcagggccgatttttttttatattttttttatttatttaaaaaaaaattttgtttaattttaaaaaatgaaaatttttttttcataaatactatttatataacaataaaaatgttatttaatggTTCTGAGGTATTATAATctctatttattatattaattttctatttttttgactaggattaatgattaataaagtaaattttcaatgactgaaaaattattcaacaatttattaattacgtCTCTggcgtttaaatattttacaaattttatgcTCGTtggaatttgaaaagtttttaatgtACAAACAACCATTTTTGTCTGGAATTATACAGTGTAATTGTTGAGTTCCTGTGAtcggttttatttttaaaaatctttcatttaaatcatttactgCTGTTTTATAATCCTCTTCTGGGGAAAACTTAGTTATGATGTTTGGCAAGTTGTCCGGATCAGAAGTCCATTCAAAGAGTTCTTCAGGCATTGTTATTTGTTTGTCAACCGCAAGTTGGAGACTTGCTCTTGCTGCATATCGTTTAATGGTACCACCAATACCATCACATGGACCTTTGCCATGGGCTGTCGCAAAGAAATGCCATTCAGCAGGAATGTCGAAATCCTCTTCGTGATAGTATAAATTTacgaagtttttaaagtttttaaattgttgaggAGCCCcgtcagaaaaataataaattttgttacaacGTTCAGGAAGACTTTTCACATAGTCagttattaatttgataaaaacatGTACGGCAACGGCATCATGATTattacaatctgaaataattactaaacttTTGTGTTCAAGTTCGCcatttactttataataaatcactACTGGGAAAATTGTTGCTTGATTATTGTTCCAGTGAAAACCAGATGCCGCGTTTTGCACTACGAACGCGTAATTTTCTGCAAAATcacaaataatgataaattcatTTGGTTCTAATGTTTCTCTcaatgttttcaaaaattttgcttgTTCTTTAGCAATAAATGAGTGAGGTAGAAGAGTTTTCAATTCAGTACAAAAATCTTCAACAAATTCTTCTATAGGCTTAATAATAGTTTCTAAACTGCTTCTCGGTTTAGATATCCAATACTTATATGTAATATTCTCAATTTCgtgattttcaaaatatgtCAGTAAAAGGTTACTCAACTCATCTACCCCTGGACAGTTTTCACATCTCcctgattaaaattattgattgaaaacaattgaaaaaattttgaattgattttaattttttacataaaattgaaaaatattgactGAAATTGAGACATtcgagaattgaatttttttcaataattagaaGCCAAATAAGaaactattcaaaaaaattcagactTCTTTAATTTCAATTGCTTTGAATTCCGAGCAtcgaattgaaaaatattcaaaacaattcaaaccaaaaaaaattgaatctttCTCAACATTTACtagtaaaattgaaaattattgaaaaatgattaaaattttatggttCCAATTACTTTGAATACTGAGTGAATATGAATTTTCAGTTCCAcgattttatgaataattcaaacaaattaaaaaaaactcgaagaattgaattgttttctatttcttccaacaagttaatatatttttaatttgtgattttatgaattattcaatcgaatttaaagaaattcgaTTGATTGTattgttttctatttttcCCAACAAATAAACGGATTATTGAATTTACGATTTTATGACTAattcaaacaaatttaaacaaacTCGAAAAGTTGAATTGTTTTCTATTTCTTCCaacaaattaatatattatttaatttgtgattttgtgaattattcaatcgattttaaagaaattcgaTTGGTTGTATTGTTTTCTAATTTTCCCAACAAATAAAtggattattcaatttaagattttatgaataatctAAACGAATTCAAAacttcaaattattttctatttcttccaataaataaataaatttttcaatttactaTTGTACGaataattcaaacaaattTGGACAGATTCAAAacttcgaattattttttatttcttccgacaaagaaataaattttttaatttacgatattatgaaaatttcaagcgAATCTAAACAAATTTAAGATATTGAATTGTTTTCTATTTTCCACAATTAGTAAATAAGTCATAAATTGAGGGTTCtttgaataatttcaatacATTGGAATAGattgtaaatttcaagttatattaataactttctgtgatacataaattaatattaaggttaTAATCAAGCACAAACattcaatagtttttaattttaaaaaatgaaataaattcaaagaataaaataaattagttgtagctaaacataaataattcaataataaaaaaatcattctgATAATTCATCACTCTCGCTCCCAGCTGGGTATCGCAAAAGTCGACATTTATTTTGATTCTTAGTAACATTATCTTTTATTTGATCATGCTCTTCTTCATCTTCGGTTTTATCATCTTCTTTTTCATTGTCAGAACTGCCTTTGTCTTcataattgtcaataattatttcagccGATGGTTCCTCAGTTTTTTCTCGATCTCCttggaaattaatttctttccCATTTCTTCCGTTTTCCAACCCATTATCATCAACTTCCGAGATAACTTCGCTTTTCGAGTCTTTTTCAgatactttttctttttttccgtGATTCCCCTTCAATTTGGCAATCAAAGCACTAATATGGCCTTCTAAGTTTCCCGAATTAAGCGGAATATTACGGCAAGATTTACTCGACTCATACAAATAATTCGTCTCAAGTATCTTTACACTTCTCTCAGTGAGCATAACTGAAGATGATTTGCTAAGATGTGAAATGAATCTACTCCAATTTGTATATGATTGCCAAAACTTTTATGGGGCTAAATTTATGACATTTAATGTTCATTCTTTATTGCATATGGTACAGAGTGTACGGAAAAATGGTCCATCATGGGCAACATCGACGTATGCAtttgaaaacaatatttacaatttgaaacaaaaagtTACTGGTCCAAATGGTCCAATAAATCAAATGGCAAATAGGACATTACGTAACAATAACTTTCAAATAATACTACACGATGAATGTAACGAAACATGTCGGCAATTTTGTACTAATATTATGGATACCAAACGAGAGAAGATATCAAGGTCAGTACGGTCAGTAAATGGCGCGATATTGTTAGATGACGTAATTGGAGAAGCTCCGAAAAGCTCTGTTTCTTATTATAATCGATGCCTATACAAAGAGAGAATGTATCATGGTCAGCTGTAtacttaagccaagaaaacgaataattcatttattcgGTTGACAGACGGAAGAATGGCTCAAATTATTCGATTTTTATCGGAGAATAATTTAGCATGGATGGAAATTCTTATTTTAGAAACCGAAAAAGTGGAAGGATGTGACCATCTATGGAGAATTTGGAACCGTAAACCTGAAAAAGTGAAATTACCTGTAACCGTCATACAAAAAAAGATGATATCTATGTCTATTAAGGCCCTAACTCACaaagaaaacaatttaaactatttaacCATACAGccaaatgattttgaagtacagtaaaaaaaaaaagttcattttCAATTTGCTATTAAGGAATGTTTCACTgtatataaatgtaaaataatcaagtaaAGTTAAGTGATAATTActgtaagattttttattttagtcttgtattatttatgtaattaaacacataaagaataaataataaatataaactaatTGACAGTAGTGCAATTCCCCGTAGTTCCTGACGACTAGCATTATTTAGATACTATAagactagaaaaaattcttcttcTTAAACTAATTTCAATATGATAAATTGATGGTAAgatagagaaaataaaatttcgacattaagttttatttattgatagaaaaaaattggaaattattaaaaattataaatgaatattaataattttttattcaaagagTAATCGGATATCAAgtgttaattatttgtaaaaagaaattgaaaaacattCGAAATTGCGAatgaaattcaataatttttcatttaaaaagcAATCAGATATTAAATTCGATTTAGTTATAGAAAACAattgaaaagtattcaaaatcacaaataaatgtgagtaattttttattcactgtACGACCGGATAtcgaatattaattatctattaaaaattattcgaagGCATAGGAAATCGCaaatgaaattcaaaaattttttttcaagaagtAATCagattttaagttttatttatttataaataatgattggtaagttttcaaaattacaaataaatttcaataaatttttattcatagcATGATCGGATGTAAAGttgcatttattaatagaaaacaattcaaaagtattcaaaaatacaaataaatttcaattattttatatttacagtaCGAATGCATATCAcgttgtatttatttataaaaaaaaattggaaagttttcaaaatcacGAATGaatgtgaataattttttattcactgtACGACCgaatatcaaatattaattatctgttaaaaattattcgaagCCATTGGAAATTGCGAAggaaattcaataatttttatttaaaagtaaccAGATATAAAGtcttatttattcatagaaaataattgaaaagtattcaaaattacGAGtacatttcaataaatttttattcacagtGTGATCGGATGTATGTTTGCATTTATTCACAGAAAACAattcaaaagtattcaaaaatacaaataaatttcaataattttatatttacagtaCGAATGCATCcctgattaaaattattgattgaataaaattgaattggatatgatttcaattattttcaacaagTTGTATTTCACGATTGATTCAGCTCAggcaaaaatgaatttttccgAATAGATAAATAGTTTAAAGATTTTAAAcctttttaagtataaaaaaaaattaagaaaaattcaaatatttaattgtgttCAATGGATTTGAATAGATAAATAGTTCATGAATTTGGATATAATgcggaattaaaaaaaaatagagaaaaataaatgattttaaattgttctcAATTGTTatcaatgaataaataagCCTTTATATCCGGTTGtactgtaaatataaaattattgaaatttatttgtatttctgAATACTTTTGAATTGTTTTCTATGAATAAATGCAACTTAATATCCGATCATactgtgaataaaaatttattaaaatgtactcgtaattttgaatacttatcaattattttctatgaataaataagaCTTCATATTTggttactttttaaataaaaaattattgaatttccTTCGCAATTTCCAATGGcttcgaataatttttaacagataattaatatttgatattcGGTCGTacagtgaataaaaaattattcacattCATTCgtgattttgaaaactttccaatttttttttataaataaatacaacgTGATATGCATTCGtactgtaaatataaaataattgaaatttatttgtatttttgaatacttttgaattgttttctattaataaatgcaaCTTTACATCCGATCATgctatgaataaaaatttattgaaatttacttgtaattttgaaaacttaccaatcattatttataaataaataaatcttaaaatctGATTacttcttgaaaaaaaatttttgaatttcatttGCGATTTCCTATGCcttcgaataatttttaatagataattaatattcgaTAT includes the following:
- the LOC123269321 gene encoding DNA-binding protein HEXBP-like, translating into MRAYSYAKKRPLQSSENSSSSDPKRFKPTETRIKCLFCGISGHKISECRKKSFLDKRKNSHSPEGSRPSTAIKVTCFKCHKEGHIAPNCPSRKNNSNSGNNSGNQHSSTERRVDFCTVDVPVGTMTHMDAPEDV
- the LOC123269717 gene encoding uncharacterized protein LOC123269717, with protein sequence MPGMKDFVSIRNDDGNQVPVQKRLVLSNLKELYQCFREINAAEKIRFSRFASLRPKHCVLAGASGTHTICVCTIHQNVKLMMLGANIHSLTRNTDISITHYSDCLSLIVYCNNHDAVAVHVFIKLITDYVKSLPERCNKIYYFSDGAPQQFKNFKNFVNLYYHEEDFDIPAEWHFFATAHGKGPCDGIGGTIKRYAARASLQLAVDKQITMPEELFEWTSDPDNLPNIITKFSPEEDYKTAVNDLNERFLKIKPITGTQQLHCIIPDKNGCLYIKNFSNSNEHKICKIFKRQRRN